In the Malassezia vespertilionis chromosome 1, complete sequence genome, one interval contains:
- a CDS encoding uncharacterized protein (COG:C; BUSCO:EOG09261DJC; EggNog:ENOG503P29N), which yields MAKATILGSLLGRPSQSYVASDGTYKTSYSGHASDIGQSHDSYHIAQSNASGDRTVLSPSRGAASETGLDRLGAQRARTTRKHPKQHSRQIPESPLVPDLNTVNTFSRWWESRNMQKAPGQPSAASDSGESFSDRWRRDVASYSTRGHSAVSSPEAPRAVQRVGSMPKVRSTPLQLAEPKSAPKSTAGRRAAPAAHESGDWRAFVHDRATKPSWTDVHAKSYAPPKPADGPFRDSAEGELLRLSWSPALFFAQEGVEPQPSATDVLAPSAMARDVRSVAKSTFVSALDQHKQPRMEAATVPAEGAQNTLATLPWVDAPPAHGVEPPESGESATQGLLARAPLRGPSHTPAKQPAVRNVPRHVQPAPVRTITAPSHVASTLRVDKDLAHRFGAVAFNDPDILDLDPESAPWTMTSEIGHYDRSELHGSDGAEALEAPQPATPSRKMLDRTLRRGPRPTEMGGIAIAHGTLPAPSPHAGSGRIPLRTTSDSIIPPVPVPQNRFVSMPVAERLDDDDASSTETIAFVDALTNGEPGAFDVPDVPDARFGKDARLTLRSTPPATPPRAAPSIGSLSPALDAEDVFLAEDLPSSATHSAFFHFEPRDAAADALAETLQNFPEHLPGKTPTSATVSINRAPAHLRTPHAEDVQLAYLKPATDRSVSEQTTWVRSENAPATPPRSASPRPAAAMRHSPYAPVRTAPWQAHIDPTGAPYDAMPMYAQSERQRPVSAPRPLSGSALAAHEAYMQRYATPRPAVASAQSMAQGRGAVTPGGYPVPTPLRAQPSPGYAAPGHASQVPPVPPVPKAYTAVSEYTSEHPPPPPSKHGHGVEHVQRQEWQAWQEKRERAPESRAQGDGQGYAQESRAQGYGPGYAQESHAQGYGPGHAQSYAQDDGQGYAQGYAQESRAQGYGPGYAQGYARESHAQGYGPGHAQSYAQDDGQGYAQGYAQESRAQGYGPGPPPSPLKATPKRGQGYLGYAQPPPTSQHPNLPTPPSNYPNMDKAMLRATLKRVGYAQESRAQGYGPGHAQSYAQDDGQGYAQGYGPDHAQGYAQESRAQGYGPGHAQSYAQDDGQGYAQGYGPDHAQGYAQESRAQGYGPGYAQGYAQESHAQSYGPGYAQSYAQGYGPGHAQESHAQGYNQGYEQLQPSHAQRYTQPQPSHAQHYAQSYAPTQPVPALTQPVPVQAQGYAPHSPQPVQSAPKPPMHASTPQHPGQHHPGYPPPPGTYQRPQPAMPEPRMPPAPDPMRPAAPKPNAALAMPQAQYAEPVHYPSAQRYASPQPAAPHALPSPPLTQFYAPRSGMLSPPLPTAVSPSPSSTGLSTARSARPKHAPPRAHMVLSPTERDGRAPRTSRPASPSPLDEMPLLGTVPRINSATDIAAMRNRLASPPPAERPLSPSGSVWNDGRSLRHGAPTFHSTHSFADVRGEYTPPDMETQSAASALRQYAGSPLDTREPSLAASTSILNPSTAAAMRKAPLGASTNQYLGLSGTSVPSPPQSLVGGGGGSITSSASRARMSTTDLLRNRPTMVTVNVAGQAPSGSSLRRRLSSTDGGRRRRPLSGAEAADGAAISLSSHTAPPRKISPTQVLVQVMAVAVDNVDRALLREKMQADPTHAFVPGRSFCGRVVECGWDVKRVRKGDIVFGLQDYRKCGALAEFMSIDQDLVAQAPSGPLGIEQVAALPSTGVMVHQIVQNHCMVLRKGARVLILNAHDGIGLLAMQEASRLGLIVIAHVPAHAADGISICEANGAREVVTGEALWAINLLHESSFNLIVDTVGGRHIYDACRRILAHHGQFVTCFGDDQALPTPTYRSHLRSLRRSFFRKDRKGIGYEWIGIDAGPDCRIALESIKVAAQRGAICPRIQSILPFEDAPRAFDHVPSDDPTAGVAVVRVSIAFCMRFQCRGEYGTVRYIGPLPPKEGVWFGVQFDTPGRGKHDGVGPDGVRYFTCPPGNGAFVRDTAPLEFGVLFLDALREKYAEARVPLARLETVSLTGAAPPLDDASCVYVRGAGDAAEIRATCPAIAWLDLSRSLLPDWDALAGITAALPALTTLVLHHTRLAPLQAMPQGLAHLTELKMDAAGVGWESVAHLAHLPALASLQIGYNAIHSVHPLPNDAFPALTTLNLAGNALASWDEIVAALGPLPRLRSMVLSDNRLASLFAPRHAAFAALESVCIDGNPVHAFSSLEALDAMLARPWALGMGRNAGALADRAALRLDVIARLAHLTQLNRTPVHAAERLEAERFYLAHAAPCDARFGALCRAHGAPAAPAPAPTLRAKLVDVGTACVRHMPSQEEACALLQETPRRAKLLRSMPVRLARRRLARAYSVVDTEMPMYAVLRGHAPQEPIVHWMDETQELAWYGLEDGDVIAMVRRE from the exons ATGGCCAAAGCAACAATCCTGGGCTCTCTACTTGGGCGCCCATCGCAGAGCTACGTCGCATCTGACGGCACATACAAGACGTCATACTCTGGACATGCATCCGATATTGGTCAGTCGCACGACTCGTATCACATAGCGCAAAGCAACGCGTCTGGCGACCGCACTGTACTGTCTCCAAGCCGCGGTGCAGCGTCCGAAACAGGACTGGACCGCctcggcgcacagcgcgcgcgcaccacTCGCAAACATCCCAAGCAGCACAGCCGACAGATTCCCGAAAGCCCGCTTGTGCCCGACCTGAACACGGTAAATACATTCTCGCGCTGGTGGGAGAGCCGCAACATGCAAAAAGCGCCTGGGcagccaagcgcagcgtccgaCTCGGGCGAGTCGTTTTCCGAccgctggcggcgcgacgttgcATCCTACTCTACGCGCGGCCACAGTGCCGTGAGTAGTCCGGAGGCGCCCCGGGCCGTGCAGCGGGTCGGTTCGATGCCCAAAGTGCggagcacgccgctccagctcgcggagccgaagagcgcgccgaaaagCACAGcggggcggcgcgctgcccccgcagcgcacgaATCAGGCGACTGGCGCGCGTTTGTGCACGACCGCGCAACCAAGCCGTCCTGGACAGATGTGCACGCCAAGTcgtatgcgccgccaaaacCTGCCGACGGTCCCTTTCGCGACTCTGCAGAAGGAGAGCTGCTCCGTCTCTCATGGTCCCCTGCGCTGTTTTTCGCCCAAGAAGGCGTCGAGCCGCAGCCGTCCGCGACGGATGTACTGGCGCcgtcggccatggcgcgcgatgtgcgcagTGTAGCCAAGTCCACGTTTGTCTCCGCATTGGATCAGCACAAGCAGCCGCGGATGGAGGCAGCGACCGTGCCCGCAGAAGGCGCACAAAATACGCTGGCTACGCTGCCTTGggtggatgcgccgccggcgcatggcgTGGAGCCGCCGGAAAGCGGGGAAAGCGCTACGCAGGGCCTGCTTGCGAGGGCTCCTTTGCGAGGCCCCTCGCATACTCCTGCCAAGCAGcccgccgtgcgcaacgtGCCAAGGCACGTCCAGCctgcgcccgtgcgcaCAATCACAGCGCCCAGCCATGTCGCCTCGACACTGCGTGTAGACAAAGACCTTGCGCACCGCTTCGGCGCCGTGGCTTTCAACGATCCCGATATCCTCGACCTGGACCCCGAATCCGCGCCATGGACCATGACCAGCGAAATCGGCCACTATGACCGCTCCGAACTGCACGGCTCCGACGGTGCGGAGGCACttgaagcgccgcagccagcGACGCCAAGCCGCAAAATGCTCGATCGTACGTTGCGTCGCGGCCCGCGGCCCACCGAGATGGGCGGCATTgccattgcgcacggcacACTTCCTGCTCCGTCTCCGCACGCCGGCAGCGGCCGCATTCCTTTGCGCACTACGTCGGATAGCATCATCCCACccgtgcctgtgccgcagAACCGCTTTGTCTCCATGCCTGTCGCGGAGCGactggacgacgacgatgcctCCTCCACCGAAACGATTGCTTTTGTCGATGCACTTACCAATGGCGAGCCAGGCGCATTCGACGTGCCCGACGTGCCCGACGCACGCTTCGGCAAAGATGCGCGGCTTACGCTGCGATCCAcgccgccagcgacgccgccacgcgctgcgccgtccaTCGGATCACTCTCGCCCGCGCTTGATGCCGAGGACGTCTTCCTTGCCGAGGATTTGCCTTCCTCCGCAACCCACTCTGCCTTCTTTCACTTtgagccgcgcgatgccgctGCGGATGCTCTTGCCGAGACACTGCAGAACTTCCCGGAACACTTGCCGGGCAAGACGCCGACCTCGGCGACGGTCAGCATCAATCGAGCGCCGGCTCACCTGCGTACCCCGCACGCCGAGGACGTGCAGCTGGCCTACTTGAAGCCCGCGACGGACCGCAGCGTGTCGGAGCAGACCACATGGGTACGCTCCGAGAATGCACCTGCTACGCCGCCAAGGTCGGCATCGCCGCGGCCCGCtgcggcgatgcggcacAGTCCATATGCGCCGGTACGGACCGCTCCGTGGCAAGCACATATTGATCCTACCGGCGCGCCATACGATGCGATGCCCATGTATGCACAGAGCGAACGGCAGCGCCCTGtaagcgcgccgcgtccttTGTCGGGatcggcgcttgcagcgcacgagGCGTATATGCAGCGCTATGCGACGCCCAGACCTGCTGTGGCCTCTGCACAGAGCATGGCCCAagggcgcggcgcagtgaCGCCGGGAGGCTATCCTGTGCCGACTCCTCTGCGTGCACAGCCAAGTCCTGGGTATGCAGCGCCTGGGCACGCTAGCCAAGTGCCGCCCGTGCCGCCGGTCCCAAAGGCGTATACGGCTGTGTCGGAGTATACTAGCGAGCacccgccgccgccgccgtccaAGCATGGCCATGGAGTGGAGCATGTACAGCGCCAGGAGTGGCAGGCATGGCAGGAGAAGAGAGAGCGCGCTCCGGAGAGTCGTGCCCAGGGCGATGGGCAAGGCTACGCTCAAGAGAGTCGTGCCCAGGGCTACGGCCCAGGCTATGCCCAAGAGAGCCATGCCCAGGGCTACGGCCCAGGCCATGCTCAAAGCTACGCCCAAGACGATGGACAAGGCTATGCTCAGGGCTACGCTCAAGAGAGTCGTGCCCAGGGCTACGGCCCAGGCTATGCCCAAGGCTATGCCCGAGAGAGCCATGCCCAAGGCTACGGCCCAGGCCATGCTCAAAGCTACGCCCAAGACGATGGACAAGGCTATGCTCAGGGCTACGCTCAAGAGAGTCGTGCCCAGGGCTACGGCCCAGGCCCCCCCCCCTCACCTCTCAAAGCTACGCCCAAGCGTGGACAAGGCTATCTCGGCTACGCTCAGCCCCCCCCCACATCCCAACATCCCAACCTCCCAACCCCACCCTCAAACTACCCCAACATGGACAAGGCTATGCTCAGGGCTACGCTCAAGAGAGTC GGCTACGCTCAAGAGAGTCGTGCCCAGGGCTACGGCCCAGGCCATGCTCAAAGCTACGCCCAAGACGATGGACAAGGCTATGCTCAAGGCTACGGTCCAGACCATGCTCAGGGCTACGCTCAAGAGAGTCGTGCCCAGGGCTACGGCCCAGGCCATGCTCAAAGCTACGCCCAAGACGATGGACAAGGCTATGCTCAAGGCTACGGTCCAGACCATGCTCAGGGCTACGCTCAAGAGAGTCGTGCTCAGGGCTACGGCCCAGGCTATGCCCAAGGCTACGCCCAAGAGAGCCATGCACAAAGCTACGGCCCAGGCTATGCTCAAAGCTATGCACAAGGCTACGGCCCAGGCCATGCTCAAGAGAGCCATGCCCAAGGCTACAACCAGGGCTACGAGCAGTTGCAGCCGAGCCATGCCCAGCGTTATACACAGCCGCAGCCAAGCCACGCCCAACACTATGCCCAAAGCTACGCCCCGACGCAGCCCGTCCCTGCCTTAACGCAGCCCGTCCCTGTTCAAGCGCAAGGCTACGCCCCGCATTCTCCGCAGCCCGTCCAAAGCGCTCCAAAGCCCCCAATGCATGCATCTACTCCCCAGCACCCCGGCCAACATCACCCCGGCTATCCCCCCCCCCCAGGCACCTACCAACGCCCCCAACCCGCCATGCCAGAGCCCCGCATGCCCCCCGCACCCGATCCAATGCGGCCCGCTGCGCCCAAACCCAACGCAGCCCTGGCCATGCCACAAGCGCAGTACGCCGAGCCGGTACACTATCCTTCAGCGCAGCGCTATGCATCGCCGCAGCCAGCcgcaccgcacgcgctgccatcgccgccgcttACCCAGTTctatgcgccgcgctctggcATGCTCAGtccgccgctgccgaccGCCGTAAGCCCTTCGCCCTCGTCTACCGGCCTGTCCACCGCCCGCAGTGCGCGTCCGAAacatgcaccgccgcgtgcaCACATGGTCCTCTCCCCCACAGAGCGCGATGGCCGTGCACCTCGTACGTCGCGTCcagcgtcgccgtcgccgctGGATGAAAtgccgctgctcggcacggtcCCCCGCATCAATTCCGCGACGGACAttgccgcgatgcgcaatCGCCTcgcctcgccgccgcccgccgAGCGCCCACTCTCCCCCAGCGGCTCTGTGTGGAACGATGGACGCTCGCTTCGTCACGGCGCGCCTACCTTTCACAGCACACACTCCTTTGCCGACGTGCGCGGTGAGTATACGCCGCCGGATATGGAGacgcagagcgccgcgtcggcTTTGCGGCAGTACGCCGGGAGTCCTTTGGACACGCGCGAGCCATCGCTCGCTGCAAGCACCTCCATACTCAACcccagcaccgccgccgcgatGAGAAaggcgccgctgggcgcgTCGACGAACCAGTACCTGGGCCTCTCGGGCACGAGCGTGCCTTCGCCCCCCCAAAGTCTTGtcggtggcggcggcgggaGCATcacgagctcggcaagccgcgcgcgcatgtcgaCTACcgatttgctgcgcaaccGGCCCACCATGGTCACGGTCAATGTCGCgggccaagcgccgagcggcagcagtctgcgccgccgtctcTCGTCCACGGATGGcggccggcggcggcgtccGCTGTCGGGTGCAGAGGCTGCCGACGGTGCGGCCATCTCGCTGTCCTCGCACACGGCTCCTCCCCGCAAGATCAGCCCTACCCAGGTCCTTGTCCAGGTCATGGCCGTCGCGGTGGACAATGTCGaccgcgcgcttttgcgcgagaAGATGCAGGCCGATCCCACGCATGCGTTTGTGCCGGGGCGCAGTTTCTGCGGCCGCGTCGTCGAGTGCGGCTGGGACGtgaagcgcgtgcggaaaGGCGACATTGTGTTTGGCCTGCAAGACTAccgcaagtgcggcgcgcttgctgaATTCATGAGCATCGACCAGGACCTCGTtgcgcaggcgccgagCGGGCCGCTGGGCATCGAGCAggtcgctgcgctgccgagcacggGCGTGATGGTGCACCAGATAGTGCAGAACCACTGCATGGTCTTGCGCaagggcgcgcgcgtcctCATTCTCAACGCCCACGACGGCATCGGTCTCCTCGCGATGCAGGAGGCGTCGCGGCTCGGCCTCATTGTCATTGCACACGTgcctgcgcacgccgccgacggCATCAGCATCTGCGAGGcgaacggcgcgcgcgaggtTGTCACGGGCGAAGCGCTGTGGGCCATCAACTTGCTCCACGAGTCCAGCTTCAACCTCATCGTCGACACGGTCGGGGGGCGGCACATTTACGATGCGTGCCGCAGGATCCTCGCACACCACGGCCAGTTTGTGACGTGCTTTGGCGACGACCAggcgctgccgacgccCACGTACCGCTCGCACCTCcgctctttgcgccgctcctttTTCCGCAAAGACCGAAAAGGAATCGGGTACGAGTGGATCGGCATCGATGCGGGGCCCGActgccgcatcgcgctggaGTCCATCAAGGTggctgcacagcgcggcgccataTGCCCGCGCATCCAGTCCATCCTTCCGTtcgaggatgcgccgcgcgctttcgACCACGTCCCTTCCGACGACCCCACCGCCGgcgtcgccgtcgtgcGCGTTTC CATCGCGTTCTGCATGCGCTTCCAGTGCCGCGGAGAGTACGGCACGGTGCGCTACATAGGGCCGCTTCCCCCCAAGGAGGGCGTGTGGTTTGGCGTGCAGTTTGATACGCCGGGGCGCGGAAAGCACGACGGCGTGGGGCCCGACGGCGTGCGGTACTTTACTTG TCCGCCAGGAAACGgcgcgtttgtgcgcgataccgcgccgctcgagtTTGGTGTGCTCTttctcgatgcgctgcgcgagaaatatgccgaggcgcgtgtgccgctGGCCCGGCTCGAGACGGTGAGCTTAacgggcgccgcgccgccgctcgacgatgcgtcGTGCGTGTatgtgcgcggcgcaggcgaTGCCGCAGAGATTCGTGCAACGTGCCCTGCGATTGCATGGCTCGATctctcgcgctcgctgctGCCGGACTGGGACGCGCTCGCTGGCATtaccgccgcgctgccCGCGCTTACCACGCTCGTGCTCCA TCATACGCGCCTCGCACCGCTGCAGGCCATGCCCCAAGGCCTTGCGCACCTGACCGAGCTGAAGATGGACGCAGCGGGCGTGGGCTGGGagagcgtcgcgcacctcgcgcacctgcccgcgctcgcgtcgtTGCAGATAGGGTACAATGCGATTCACAGCGTGCATCCGCTCCCAAACGACGCATTTCCCGCACTCACCACACTCAACCTCGCGGGCAATGCGCTGGCGTCGTGGGACGAGatcgtcgcggcgctcgggccgctgccgcgcctgcgcagcatggtcCTCAGCGACAACCGCCTCGCGtcgctttttgcgccgcgccacgctgcgtttgccgcgctcgagagTGTGTGTATAGACGGGAACCCAGTGCACGCTTTTTCGAGcctcgaggcgcttgaCGCGATGCTCGCGCGCCCGTGGGCGCTGGGCATGGGGCGCAatgccggcgcgctcgcagaccgcgcggcgctgcgcctcgatgtgattgcgcgccttgcgcacctCACACAGCTGAACCGCACGCCGGTGCATGCGGCGGAGCGCTTGGAGGCGGAGCGCTTCTacctcgcgcacgctgcgccgtgcgacgcacgcttcggcgcattgtgccgcgcgcacggagcgccggccgcgcctgcaccggcgccgacgctgcgtgcgaAGCTCGTCGATGTAGGCACGGCgtgtgtgcggcacatgcCGTCGCAGGAAGAGGCGTGCGCTCTGCTGCAGgagacgccgcgccgcgccaagcttttgcggagcatgccggtgcgccttgcgcggcgtcggctggcgcgcgcgtacaGCGTGGTGGATACAGAGATGCCGATGTATGCAGTTTTGCGTgggcacgcgccgcaagagcCGATCGTGCACTGGATGGACGAGACGCAGGAGTTGGCGTGGTACGGGCTCGAGGATGGCGACGTGATTGCTatggtgcgccgcgagtAG
- a CDS encoding uncharacterized protein (EggNog:ENOG503NXU1), translated as MEGAVLLVFVHGFKGDAKKTFGTFPERLAHILHQTHPQWHIDAVVYPTYATRGAMDRTVTELVAWINSEVDARESSFGRQCMVVLCGHSMGGMIALDAALALQSTPHAVRGVLAFDTPYLGVHPHVFKHRISATYDTALKWGAVLAPLTGGIAARFAARNEEDASRRAAWIGAGTALAAGTAIAAGALFTRNDVLSDAYTWATDHLAFVGNLWDVDTLHARLDESYRRAVPYHCFHTRLAADARTFILPPPPDSAHVPHFTALDAAHARDEIEAHTGMFRESNGAYYSMGLGTYSAY; from the exons ATGGAGGGTGCAGTCCTGCTTGTATTTGTGCATGG GTTCAAAGGCGACGCGAAAAAGACGTTTGGCACCTTTCCCGAGCGCCTCGCACATATCCTGCACCAAACACACCCGCAATGGCACATTGACGCCGTCGTGTACCCCACGtatgcgacgcgcggcgcaatggaCCGCACAGTCACCGAGCTAGTAGCGTGGATTAACAGCGAGGTAGATGCGCGCGAATCCTCTTTTGGGAGGCAATGCATGGTCGTCCTATGTGGCCATtccatgggcggcatgattgcgctggacgcggcgcttgcgctgcaaagtacgccgcacgcggtgcgcggcgtgcttgcatTTGATACCCCCTACCTTGGCGTCCACCCGCACGTCTTCAAGCACAGAATCAGCGCGACGTACGACACCGCCTTGAAATGgggcgccgtgcttgcgccgctcaccggcggcatcgccgcgcgtttTGCCGCGCGGAACGAGGAAgatgcgtcgcggcgcgcagcatggatAGGTGCCGgcacggcgctcgccgcaggGACAGCGATTGCAGCGGGCGCGCTCTTCACGCGCAACGACGTACTCTCGGATGCGTATACGTGGGCCACGGACCACCTTGCGTTTGTGGGCAATTTGTGGGATGTAGACacactgcacgcgcgcctcgacgagAGCTACCGCCGTGCGGTGCCCTACCACTGCTTCCATACACGTCTAGCcgcagatgcgcgcacCTTTAttctgccgccgccgccggactcggcgcatgtgccgcactttaccgcgctggacgccgcgcacgcacgcgaCGAGATCGAGGCGCATACCGGCATGTTCCGCGAAAGCAACGGGGCATACTATTCCATGGGGCTAGGTACGTATTCGGCCTACTGA